GCCTTTGCATCCATCAACAAGATTGACGATTACACCCCCGTGAATGTGGGATTCACCATTCTGCCGGCCCTGGTATCCGGCCAGGTGGATGCGGTCATGGGGCCGTTCAAGACCTATGAAACCGTGGGTATGGCCCAGCACGGCTACAAAGCCGCATTTTTCGAGCTGGAAAAATGGGGGATCCCGGATTATGAAGAACTGATCTTTGTTTGCAGTCCTGCCATACTGAAAGAAAAACAGGATGCCATCAAAGGATTTGTTCTGGCCATGGAACAGGCATTTGCGCATGTGGCGGCATATCCGGAACAATCTTTGGCCCTGTATCTGGATGCCGTGCCCCAGGCGGACAAAAAAATGGAAACCGACGCCTTTGCGTTGACCCGGCCCTATTTTGCAACCACCCTGGGCCATGATCCGGACAAATGGCAGGCGTTTGCCGATTTCGCCCGGACCCACGGGCTTATTCAGAACCAGGTGGATGCCGCCCGTTTGATTCACACCTGGCAGTAACCAAAAACAATGGAAAATAATGGTGCTGCTGGATTTTTACCGCGAAGGCCACGAAGATGGTATGTGATGAAATTTCGAATCAAATGATAATTGATCGTTTCGTTCTATGATCCTTCGTGCGCTTCGTGCCCTTTGTGGTGTAATAAATCAGTATATGGGACATCATTAAACCATGAAACAAGGAGGAAATATGACCATCACCCCGAAAACCATATTTACCGATGTTCAGGCCATTCGAAAGACCTCTCCGCTGGTGCACAACATCACCAATTTCGTGGTCATGAACAACACGGCCAACGCATTGCTGGCACTGGGGGCTTCCCCGGTGATGGCCCATGCCGAACAGGAAGTGGCGGACATGACCGGCATTGCCGGCGCCCTGGTGATCAACATCGGCACATTGAGCGATCCATGGATTGCGGCCATGTTTCTGGCCGCACAGGCTGCATCCGACAAACAGATTCCCATGGTGCTGGACCCGGTGGGGGCCGGCGCCACGGCCTACCGCACAGACACGGCAAAAAAACTCATGCATCAGTTCAAACCCGGTATCATCCGAGGCAATGGGTCGGAAATCATGGCTTTAGGCAGTCAAAATGCCGTCACCAAGGGCGTGGACAGTGCCAGTGCCGCAGACCTGGCCGTGGATACGGCCAAAGGGCTCAGCCGGGAACACGGCAGTGTCTTGTGCATCACCGGAGAAACCGATTATATCATCAAAACCAATGACGTGATCAAAATCAAAAGCGGTCACGCCATGATGCCCCGGGTCACGGGCTTAGGATGTACGGCCTCGGCCTTGTGCGGGGCGTTTGCCGCGGTCAATGCAAATTTGGTTCAGGCGACGGCCCATGCCATGGCCGTCATGGGGATTGCCGGAGAAATCGCCGGCCGGAACGCAGCCGGCCCCGGCAGCTTTCAGGTGCAGTTTCTGGATGCCCTGTACCGGCTGTCTGAATCCGATATCCAGCAGCATTTCAAGGCGTAATCCCATGCACGGCATATATCTTGTCACCGACCAGACTCTGTGCCTGGGCAGGCCCCTGGCATCCATTGTGGCGGATGCGGTCCGGGCCGGGATCGCCTGTGTACAGCTGCGGGAAAAAACCGCATCCACCCGAAAATTTCTGAATCAGGCCCTGGCCCTGAAACCGGTTCTTGCATCCGCCGGCATTCCGTTGATCATCAATGACCGGGTGGACATCGCCCTGGCTGCCGGGGCCGACGGGGTGCATCTGGGCCAGAGCGATATGCCGTATGATGCGGCCCGGCGGTTGATGGGATCCAACGCAATCATCGGGTTGTCCGTGGAAACCTGGGCGGATGTGGAAGCGGCCCAGAACCTGGATGTGGCGTATCTGGGGGTCAGCCCGGTCTTTGCCACCCCCACCAAAACCGACACCCGGTCCCCCTGGGGCCTGGACGGTCTGGCC
Above is a window of Desulfotignum balticum DSM 7044 DNA encoding:
- a CDS encoding ABC transporter substrate-binding protein; the encoded protein is MKSFFIHFICLFFILAAAPDLSADQTASPSSAKQTLRLMLDWFPNVDHLPVYVAREKGFFNAQGISVEIISPSETADALKLAATGNVDLAVSYQPQTIIAADQGLALKVVAPLVRHPLTTLLYLADTGFDHPQDLSGKKIGYTVPGLMDVLLHAFASINKIDDYTPVNVGFTILPALVSGQVDAVMGPFKTYETVGMAQHGYKAAFFELEKWGIPDYEELIFVCSPAILKEKQDAIKGFVLAMEQAFAHVAAYPEQSLALYLDAVPQADKKMETDAFALTRPYFATTLGHDPDKWQAFADFARTHGLIQNQVDAARLIHTWQ
- the thiM gene encoding hydroxyethylthiazole kinase produces the protein MTITPKTIFTDVQAIRKTSPLVHNITNFVVMNNTANALLALGASPVMAHAEQEVADMTGIAGALVINIGTLSDPWIAAMFLAAQAASDKQIPMVLDPVGAGATAYRTDTAKKLMHQFKPGIIRGNGSEIMALGSQNAVTKGVDSASAADLAVDTAKGLSREHGSVLCITGETDYIIKTNDVIKIKSGHAMMPRVTGLGCTASALCGAFAAVNANLVQATAHAMAVMGIAGEIAGRNAAGPGSFQVQFLDALYRLSESDIQQHFKA
- the thiE gene encoding thiamine phosphate synthase → MHGIYLVTDQTLCLGRPLASIVADAVRAGIACVQLREKTASTRKFLNQALALKPVLASAGIPLIINDRVDIALAAGADGVHLGQSDMPYDAARRLMGSNAIIGLSVETWADVEAAQNLDVAYLGVSPVFATPTKTDTRSPWGLDGLARIRAYSRHSLVAIGGLNAANAKEIIRAGADAVAVVSAICSAEDPFTAARNLAHCFDSSTDKET